From Parasteatoda tepidariorum isolate YZ-2023 chromosome 1, CAS_Ptep_4.0, whole genome shotgun sequence, one genomic window encodes:
- the LOC107457321 gene encoding uncharacterized protein isoform X2, producing the protein MLNFPPPEHIMKFHEFDEEYLLKKCKLFDRIPFHSVHLLLSSSETLVDDFKTILLSDESNYFFAQKVPASSLIHESFIENFVRTGKLVVQLENNVAGYLSLLREKSSNHHFKEAKSHQIYFINISSNDFSPGKKLHETVSSELQKIDHIKFDLLLKWIPRGDVCCESLREYFESKGYECHPCQPQYKPEIKFDVPIPQLNFESMDQTLVESALEWVGAQVCGVEYADESDAYASKFHVPELSEKGKLHIYSFQGFYTSSEINKALQIAKSCFSKIPNLPFITLMLSGYQQCYVDSQEFGKFISADKLICIFISPQFKYHMVTLNL; encoded by the exons ATGTTAAATTTTCCCCCGCCTGAGcatattatgaaatttcatgAATTCGATGAggaatatcttctgaaaaaatgcaaattatttgaTCGCATTCCTTTTCATTCA GTGCACCTGCTTCTTAGTTCATCTGAAACTCTAGTTGAtgattttaaaacgattttgcTTTCAGATGAAAGTAACTATTTCTTCGCACAAAAAGTTCCCGCGTCTTCTCTTATTCATGAGTCGTTTATTGAGAATTTTGTGAGAACAG GTAAGCTGGTTGTACAATTAGAAAACAATGTTGCTGGGTATTTATCacttttgagagaaaaatcATCCAACCATCATTTCAAAGAAGCAAAATCTCATCAAA tttatttcATCAATATAAGTTCCAATGACTTTTCACCTGGAAAGAAATTGCATGAAACAGTTTCTTCagaattgcaaaaaattgaTCATATTAAATTCGATCTGCTTCTAAAATGGATACCAAGAG GTGATGTATGTTGTGAATCTttaagagaatattttgaaagcaaagGTTATGAGTGTCATCCATGCCAACCTCAATATAAACCAGAAATAAAATTCGACGTGCCCATTCCTCAGTTAAACTTCGAGAGTATGGATCAAACATTGGTAGAGAGTGCTTTGGAGTGGGTTGGTGCACAAGTCTGTGGTGTTGAATA tGCTGATGAGAGTGATGCATATGCTAGTAAGTTTCATGTGCCTGAGTTATCTGAAAAAGGAAAGCttcacatttattcatttcaagGTTTTTATACATCAAGTGAAATTAACAAAGCACTACAAATAGCCAA gagttgtttttcaaaaatcccTAATCTtccatttattactttaatgctAAGTGGATATCAACAATGTTATGTTGATTCTCAAGAGTTTGGAAAATTCATCTCTGCTGATAAACTAATTTGTATATTCATCTCAcctcaatttaaatatcatatggttacattaaatctataa
- the LOC107457322 gene encoding uncharacterized protein translates to MLHQRSTLKFVQLLLILALITHCKAVENRSVILISTTLRENLSEVQDISNTIDSETNDDSCNDATLHKCGSSLVGVFRLLNYIPWEKSFETKCALRKNFFACMKKESTPCKKNHWRLNQPGFRKKLARSLWATRGCVLGIKSAMNTHF, encoded by the exons agtaCCTTAAAGTTTGTTCAGCTGCTGCTTATTTTGGCTCTCATCACCCACTGCAAAGCTGTGGAAAATCGTTCAGTGATACTTATTTCAACAACTTTAAG gGAAAACTTATCTGAAGTACAAGATATATCTAACACTATTGATAGTGAAACCAATGATG ataGTTGCAATGATGCAACACTCCATAAATGTGGAAGCAGTTTAGTTGGAGTTTTTAGGCTTCTAAACTATATACCTTgggaaaaatcttttgaaacaaAGTGTGCTCTgagaaag AACTTCTTTGCTTGCATGAAAAAAGAATCAACACCTTGTAAGAAAAACCATTGGAGACTGAATCAACcaggttttagaaaaaaattagctcGAAGTCTTTGGGCAACACGGGGCTGTGTACTAGGAATAAAATCTGCTATGAATACTCACTTCTGA
- the LOC107457321 gene encoding ribonuclease P protein subunit p40 isoform X1, producing the protein MLNFPPPEHIMKFHEFDEEYLLKKCKLFDRIPFHSVHLLLSSSETLVDDFKTILLSDESNYFFAQKVPASSLIHESFIENFVRTGLLCALSQSNNGDVGNLVTITASGKLVVQLENNVAGYLSLLREKSSNHHFKEAKSHQIYFINISSNDFSPGKKLHETVSSELQKIDHIKFDLLLKWIPRGDVCCESLREYFESKGYECHPCQPQYKPEIKFDVPIPQLNFESMDQTLVESALEWVGAQVCGVEYADESDAYASKFHVPELSEKGKLHIYSFQGFYTSSEINKALQIAKSCFSKIPNLPFITLMLSGYQQCYVDSQEFGKFISADKLICIFISPQFKYHMVTLNL; encoded by the exons ATGTTAAATTTTCCCCCGCCTGAGcatattatgaaatttcatgAATTCGATGAggaatatcttctgaaaaaatgcaaattatttgaTCGCATTCCTTTTCATTCA GTGCACCTGCTTCTTAGTTCATCTGAAACTCTAGTTGAtgattttaaaacgattttgcTTTCAGATGAAAGTAACTATTTCTTCGCACAAAAAGTTCCCGCGTCTTCTCTTATTCATGAGTCGTTTATTGAGAATTTTGTGAGAACAG gtTTGTTGTGTGCACTATCACAAAGCAATAATGGAGATGTTGGCAATCTTGTAACGATTACAGCATCAG GTAAGCTGGTTGTACAATTAGAAAACAATGTTGCTGGGTATTTATCacttttgagagaaaaatcATCCAACCATCATTTCAAAGAAGCAAAATCTCATCAAA tttatttcATCAATATAAGTTCCAATGACTTTTCACCTGGAAAGAAATTGCATGAAACAGTTTCTTCagaattgcaaaaaattgaTCATATTAAATTCGATCTGCTTCTAAAATGGATACCAAGAG GTGATGTATGTTGTGAATCTttaagagaatattttgaaagcaaagGTTATGAGTGTCATCCATGCCAACCTCAATATAAACCAGAAATAAAATTCGACGTGCCCATTCCTCAGTTAAACTTCGAGAGTATGGATCAAACATTGGTAGAGAGTGCTTTGGAGTGGGTTGGTGCACAAGTCTGTGGTGTTGAATA tGCTGATGAGAGTGATGCATATGCTAGTAAGTTTCATGTGCCTGAGTTATCTGAAAAAGGAAAGCttcacatttattcatttcaagGTTTTTATACATCAAGTGAAATTAACAAAGCACTACAAATAGCCAA gagttgtttttcaaaaatcccTAATCTtccatttattactttaatgctAAGTGGATATCAACAATGTTATGTTGATTCTCAAGAGTTTGGAAAATTCATCTCTGCTGATAAACTAATTTGTATATTCATCTCAcctcaatttaaatatcatatggttacattaaatctataa